A DNA window from Chloroflexota bacterium contains the following coding sequences:
- a CDS encoding DUF2029 domain-containing protein yields the protein MRPTPDTTDRDSHGWSPRAVLARLRSLIGAREASTAEPSHKASGDTALAAAAPHRREEGRLPEFMLLLVLFITFRLFAGLLYRPGGYVRDYSDFIFYLGGASQIDYGTLPFRDYWSEYPPPFPWITVALYKWTRPIPLWEDARLWFNAALVLFLLLWEALSLIALYGIARRAWGRERALRTAWLYAGLFTPVYTLTSAFDAFPLAFMLLGLWAVLAARPIWAGLAIGTGTAIKLFPVVMMGPAVRALRGPRRWAALILSALLVVLLVAAFAYSLSPAYFTAFARSLVARSGWSTVWALLDGFDHIGAIVGDRSDPSADVSLYESRLPWPIITAIFGLIYLAVWTRRWNDRTPQRTVAVAGFTTSLLFLYFKAWNPQYLVYLLPFIVLLLPNLRGLAYAILLAALSAVEHPILAGMLTEAPWLLGAVAIARAVLMLALTIEMGAMVVRPNLAPPRWWPRVAWAAMALVVIGGLLLIPPAREAYRSSRLLKDRYGPAAIFLRTQARAEPITLVLTDQMAFRHLYPFLHDRANLVLIAGPRREERLASLARSEAPLWIWVGDDEGTDAVRQLIDGRPVIRWAMPGGALYRTGMNAEWALAGMGTLDGRFRLVGAHVDPPLAMPGQKITLMLYWARVGAAEGNYTVFTHLLTPEGTLAAGQDNPPVNGTMPTDTWPEQTLIVDRYRLRVPWDARAGDYPIEVGMYDPATGVRLTATDAAGRPAGDRILLPQRLRVLPRLWRAWRDRARNG from the coding sequence ATGAGACCCACACCGGACACGACTGATCGCGACAGCCACGGATGGTCCCCTCGGGCTGTGCTGGCGCGCCTCCGGTCCCTGATCGGCGCGCGGGAAGCCTCCACCGCCGAGCCCTCGCACAAGGCATCCGGAGATACCGCTCTCGCGGCGGCCGCCCCCCACCGGCGAGAGGAGGGCCGGCTCCCCGAGTTCATGCTCTTGCTGGTGCTGTTCATCACCTTCCGGCTGTTCGCGGGGCTCCTGTACCGACCGGGCGGGTACGTGCGCGACTACTCCGACTTCATCTTCTACCTGGGTGGCGCCAGCCAGATCGACTACGGCACCCTCCCCTTCCGGGACTACTGGTCGGAATACCCACCGCCGTTCCCCTGGATCACCGTTGCGCTATATAAATGGACGCGCCCCATCCCCCTATGGGAGGACGCCCGGCTGTGGTTCAACGCCGCGCTGGTGCTCTTCCTCCTCCTCTGGGAGGCGCTCAGCCTCATCGCGCTGTACGGCATCGCCCGACGCGCCTGGGGCCGAGAGCGGGCGCTGCGGACGGCCTGGCTATACGCCGGACTCTTCACGCCCGTTTACACGCTCACCAGCGCCTTCGACGCGTTCCCATTGGCCTTCATGCTCCTGGGGCTGTGGGCCGTGCTAGCCGCGCGCCCCATCTGGGCCGGGCTGGCCATCGGCACCGGAACGGCCATCAAGCTGTTCCCCGTCGTCATGATGGGGCCGGCCGTGCGCGCCCTGCGCGGCCCCCGGCGATGGGCCGCGCTCATCCTCTCCGCCCTGCTCGTCGTGCTCCTCGTCGCCGCCTTCGCATACAGCCTGAGCCCGGCCTACTTCACCGCCTTCGCCCGCAGCCTGGTCGCCCGCTCCGGCTGGTCCACCGTATGGGCCCTGCTGGACGGCTTCGATCACATCGGCGCCATCGTCGGCGACCGATCCGATCCGTCCGCCGACGTCTCGCTATACGAATCCCGCCTCCCCTGGCCCATCATCACGGCGATCTTCGGCCTGATCTATCTGGCCGTCTGGACGCGTCGCTGGAACGATCGCACGCCACAACGCACCGTGGCCGTGGCAGGCTTCACCACCTCCCTGCTCTTCCTGTACTTCAAGGCGTGGAATCCTCAGTACCTGGTCTACCTGCTGCCCTTTATCGTCCTGCTGCTGCCCAACCTGCGCGGCCTGGCCTATGCCATCCTGCTGGCCGCGCTCAGCGCCGTGGAACACCCGATCCTGGCCGGCATGCTGACGGAGGCCCCCTGGCTGCTGGGCGCGGTGGCGATCGCCCGGGCGGTCCTGATGCTGGCGCTGACCATCGAGATGGGCGCGATGGTCGTGCGCCCCAACCTGGCGCCGCCCCGCTGGTGGCCGCGGGTCGCATGGGCGGCCATGGCGCTCGTCGTGATCGGCGGGCTGCTACTGATACCGCCCGCTCGGGAGGCCTACCGATCCTCCCGGCTGCTGAAGGATCGCTACGGGCCGGCGGCGATCTTCCTCCGCACCCAGGCCCGGGCCGAGCCGATCACGCTCGTCCTCACCGACCAGATGGCATTTCGCCACCTGTACCCCTTCCTTCACGATCGGGCAAACCTGGTGCTGATCGCGGGGCCGCGACGAGAGGAGCGGCTGGCCTCGCTGGCCCGATCGGAGGCGCCGCTGTGGATCTGGGTGGGCGACGATGAGGGAACGGATGCCGTCAGGCAACTGATCGACGGCCGGCCGGTCATCCGGTGGGCCATGCCCGGCGGCGCGCTCTACCGGACCGGGATGAATGCCGAATGGGCGCTCGCAGGGATGGGCACGCTCGACGGCCGCTTCCGCCTGGTTGGCGCCCACGTGGACCCGCCGCTGGCCATGCCCGGACAGAAGATCACCCTGATGTTGTATTGGGCTCGGGTGGGGGCAGCCGAGGGGAACTACACCGTGTTCACGCACCTGCTCACGCCGGAGGGCACGCTGGCAGCCGGACAGGACAACCCGCCCGTGAACGGGACCATGCCCACCGACACCTGGCCGGAGCAGACGCTCATCGTCGACCGCTACCGGCTGCGCGTCCCGTGGGATGCACGGGCGGGTGACTATCCCATCGAGGTGGGCATGTACGATCCGGCCACAGGCGTGCGGCTTACGGCGACGGACGCCGCCGGTCGGCCAGCCGGCGATCGCATCCTGTTGCCACAGCGTCTGCGCGTGCTGCCCCGGCTGTGGCGAGCCTGGCGAGACAGGGCACGAAACGGGTGA
- a CDS encoding DUF4111 domain-containing protein: MMVRAADLTSYPDVDLVLRALLAGVREVLGERFVGLYVHGSLAIGDFDPLRSDVDFVVVTDGELPDEMLPALEAMHARLAASGMRWAKKLEGSYIPRDALRRYDPARARHPALRVDGSFGVDGHGSDWVIQRHILRERGIVVAGPSPRDLIDPVRPDELRRAALGILHEWWAPMLRDPTLLRSREYQAYAVLTMCRSLYTLQHGDVAPKSVAARWAQRTLDGRWKTLIERALAWPRGPQPDAMRETLAFIHHTLERSRRLAASSGGAEDLSPPQDHT; this comes from the coding sequence ATGATGGTCCGTGCGGCTGACCTCACCTCTTACCCCGACGTGGATCTCGTGCTGCGCGCGTTGCTCGCAGGCGTGCGGGAGGTGCTCGGGGAGCGCTTCGTCGGCTTGTACGTGCATGGCTCCCTCGCGATCGGGGATTTCGATCCCCTGCGGAGCGATGTGGATTTCGTCGTCGTTACCGATGGCGAACTCCCGGACGAGATGCTCCCGGCTCTGGAGGCGATGCATGCCCGCCTCGCCGCCAGCGGGATGAGGTGGGCGAAGAAACTGGAGGGCTCGTACATCCCACGGGACGCGCTCCGCCGTTACGATCCCGCGCGTGCGCGGCATCCCGCTCTGCGCGTGGACGGGAGCTTCGGCGTGGATGGGCACGGAAGCGATTGGGTGATCCAGCGCCACATCCTCCGAGAGAGGGGGATCGTGGTGGCGGGGCCCTCCCCGCGAGATCTGATCGATCCGGTCCGGCCGGATGAGCTGCGACGAGCCGCACTGGGGATACTGCATGAGTGGTGGGCGCCGATGCTGCGCGATCCCACCCTGTTGCGCAGCCGTGAATATCAGGCCTACGCGGTCCTCACCATGTGCCGCTCCCTCTACACGCTTCAGCACGGCGACGTCGCCCCGAAGTCGGTCGCGGCGCGATGGGCGCAGAGGACGCTCGACGGGCGGTGGAAAACGCTCATCGAGCGGGCTCTGGCGTGGCCTCGCGGCCCGCAGCCGGATGCGATGCGGGAGACGCTGGCCTTCATACACCACACCCTGGAGCGCAGCCGCCGGCTCGCGGCATCCTCTGGCGGGGCAGAGGACCTCTCGCCTCCGCAGGATCATACCTGA